The DNA sequence AGACGAGCCCAGATCCTGAAGATGCTGTCAGTGCTGGAGGAACTCAGCAGGGCGATCAACAGCACTCTGAGCACACGGATGACCATGATGCCCAGAGGGTCAGCAAACGGCAGAAATTCAGGAAAGAAGAAGAAAGCGGTAAATCAATGCTGTTTGTGTTTATGATATTCCTACCTGCCTTGGGATAGAATAGTTACTGTCACACCAGGATGTGTTTTAGAAAGTAATACATCTAATGGAGTGATAGGGGCAACCGTGCCATTTTTCTAAATTCTACGGCCAGATCAACTCAATATTTTGTTTAATGTTACTTTAAATGTGATTTGGCCatatatgttttttttgcattgcaTTTGTGCCCCTGTCACCTCCATTGATTGCTAGCTAGCGATTGGCTAAAGCTACCTGATgtttgtagtggctgtttaaaGAAAACTTCACCATGGAATACAGTTTATCTTCGCCAGTAGACTACTTTCAGTGTGCGGAACCATCTTACATTAAATTGTGAACCTGAACTTCTCCTTTATAAAATGTTAAATACTGGACCTGTGATACATCATTTCAAAGGATCCTCCTGCCTGCTTGAAACTAAAGTGTGACTTCTTCTATTCCTGTACTGAAGGTAGCTGAGGCGGATAGAGTGAAAACCACCACAGTGCCTCCTGTGGATGTTGGAGGTAGCGTCACTGCATCCCGGCCCAGCACTGACGGCATAGACAGTCTGAGTGGCCGAAACATCAAGAAGTCCCTCCCACAGCAACCCAAGAAGCCCAGCAACAAGAGAGGTGACTGCAAGGGGTCAAAAGTCAATTAGGAAGTCCTTGTCACTGGTTTCCTGTTTTGTCATGTTTGCTAATATTTGAAGATAATGCTCAACTTCCTaatctcattctctttctctccaacaGTGTGTTTCTGGAAGTACTGCTCCCAAAACTGAACCTCCACAGACCCTGACAAACACCCCTGTAAACCTCCATGGTACCCTCCAAACCAACATTCCCCCCATCCTACCCCCGCCCTGCACCCGGGCACTAGGCAACCAATGCGGCGAGGCATCAGAGGCCCGGCGCCACCACTGACCTTTTCATTGGCTCATGAATAACAGTACTGACCAATCAGGTTGCCCCATCATCGACGTGTGTACTTGTGCCTATGTGCACGAAAGTCCGTTTATAGAAGAGAAAACGCTGTGTGTGATCTCTAATAAAGATGACCCGAGCATGACAAAACTATAGGACAATAAAGACACGTTTATTTTTCTacagatccctctctctctctctctctctctcgctctctcagttgTTCATTATGGAATGACCAATATGTCCAAAATGACTGAAACTGTGTGCAGTTGGCTGCTAAAGATGAGGTTGAGGGCAGATGTATTGCTGTTTTTTGAGGGGCTCACAAGATCATCTGAAAGGGTTCGAGGCATCATCACAAAGCTGAGAGACTATTGTCTTAAAGGTTATGTACACATTGGTTGTATAATGTAATGTTACTGGACTGCTTACATTGGTGGTAGAGATTTACATAAGAGATTTACACACTTCTTGCAAAACTCTAGAATTCCTGGAGAGGATGTCCCCATGGTAACCCATGGTGGCACTGTAAACTACGTTTGTTGATATTAGGGCTTTTACGTTTCGGTTCCACAGAAGAGTCAGTTGTACCGTTGCCTTGGTGACTGTGGGTGACTGGGTTGAGGTTTAAAGGGAAAGGTCACCCCATATTCAGAAGTCTGTCAGAAGTTGTCATACATCAAAAGATACACAACGCAAGGTAACACAAATATCAAAGACAAATCACTGTTCTGAAATCAGTTTAATAAAGTCTCCTCTGGTGAGGATTATAAGGCGAGTACACAGGGTTGTGTCAGTATTTGTTTGGTGCATAGAGAGATACAGTACACACTTCCGCCACAATCAAAATGGCTTCCGATTCCACCTGCATGTTCAGGAAGGCCCAAACAGGTGAGCTTCTCAACAGAAAGCCCCACCCACAATCCTGTTATGGTCAATAGAATTCGATATAAATGGTATTAAAGCAGATTTGCTTTTACAAAACGTACAAATAGAAAAGTCAGACCTTGACATCAAAAGGCTTTTTACTATTGATTATTATTCACCCATAGATAGCCAAAATAAGACGGGGGAGAAACTAAAGAAAAGTTAAATTATAAAGTATGTGTATGTTAATTTTTATATATAGGTTAATACTGTGGTCAAGGCCAAAGTGTTGCATATTCATATAAGTATGGCGTGTCTACCGGTGCTCTGCTATTCCTCTAAGACACAGAGGTTATAACACTCTAATGAATGCTTATGGCTGCTTTAGGACAGTTTTACAATGTCGCAGTATTAGTAGATAGTACTATACGCTGTTAGAGTTCGTACTCTGGGTTTCTAACAGTGTCTGTGTCTTCAATGACACCATACAGCTGTATTATAATGCACCGCAGAGGGCTTTGGCCAAAAGGACTGGATGTGAAATGGATGCAGACCTCTCTGTCTAGTGGTCTTACAATCACAGCAGCCATGACACTACATATGAGTGCCGTGCAACCCAACCTGTGAgtgcacaaagacacacacacacacacacacgcacacacacacaatttgggATTGGGccttctcagtctctccctcctctccctgtcgcTATTTGATTCGTTTGGCCACATCTATGTAGGCAAATTCGATTTCGCGCTCAACAGGACAGGTGTTAGTAAACTCTTCCCTCTTGTAGGCGTGGTTCAGATAGCGCCACACCCCTGCCATCTCCGCCGGGATCTCAAAGCCACGGTACTTCCTGGCCACCACCTGGGACAGGACCGAGACACAGGTGTTGTCATGTAACAGACCAGGAAGAAGCCTAAACATGGGAATCACTTTGAGAGAAACAAATCACAACTCATATGGATCAGTGATAGAGGTCAGTGTTGATGTGAGAATTTAGAGGATATAAGTCATTAAAGTAGTTCCTTTATAATGTGTAGTCCTAGCGGCAAGGTGGGTATTATTGGTAGTAGTACCTTTATAATGTGTAGTCTGGGCAGCAGGATCTTTATAATGTGTAGTCCTAGCGGCAAGGTGGGTATTATTGATTATTGGTAGTAGTACCTTTATAATGTGTAGTCTGGGCAGCAGGATCTTTATAATGTGTAGTCCTAGCGGCAAGGTGGGAATTATTGGTAGTAGTACCTTTATAATGTGTAGTCTGGGCAGCAGGATCTTTATAATGTGTGGTCTAGGCGGCAAGGTGGGTATTATTGGTAGTAGTACCTTTATAATGTGTAGTCTAGGCAGCAAGGTGGGTATTATTGGTAGTAGTACCTTTATAATGTGTAGTCTGGGCAGCAGTACATTTATAATGTGTAGTCTGGGCAGCAGTACCTTTATAATGTGTAGTCTGGGCAGCAGGGTGGGTATTATTGGTAATAGTACCTTTATAATGTGTAGTCTAGGCAGCAGTACATTTATAATGTGTAGTCTAGGCAGCAGTACCTTAATAATGTGTAGTCTGGGCAGCAGTACCTTTATAATGTGTAGTCTGGGCAGCAGTACATTTATAATGTGTAGTCTGGGCAGCAGTACCTTTATAATGTGTAGTCTGGGCAGCAGGGTGGGTATTATTGGTAATAGTACCTTTATAATGTGTAGTCTAGGCAGCAGTACATTTATAATGTGTAGTCTGGGAAGCAGTACCTTTATAATGTGTAGTCTAGGCAGCAGGACCTTTATAATGTGCAGTTTGGGCAGCAGGACCTTTATAATGTGTAGTCTGGGCAGCAGGACCTTTATAATGTGCAGTTTGGGCAGCAGGACCTTTATAATGTGTAGTCTGGGCAGCAGGACCTTTATAATGTGTAGTCTGGGCAGCAGTACATTTATAATGTGTAGTCTGGGCAGCAATACCTTTATAATGTGTAGTCTGGGCAGTAGTACCTTTATAATGTGTAGTCTGGGCAGTAGTACCTTTATAATGTGTAGTCTGGGCAGCAGTACCTTTATAATGTGTAGTCTGGGCAGTAGTACCTTTATAATGTGTAGTTTGGGCAGCAAGTTGCAGTCTGCCAGTGTGAGGTCAGGTCCATCCAGGAAGCAGCGTGTGGACTCCTGAGGGTCTTCTGTGCTGTTGGCATCGATCTCCTCCGGCAGGGGGGTCCTCAGGTATTCATCCAGCCGCCTCAGAGACTTcaacagggccttctccaggcctgcacccccaccccaacccccaccacgccccacacacacacacagacacacacacagacacacacgcgcacacacacacacacacacacacacacacggtatactGTGagtgaacacagacagacagagatgcacacacacagacattgtaatcacagtcagagacacacaggcTACAGTGTAAACACgcaaacacacagtacacacacgcagtacacacaaacacaagcctTACCGTCGTTGGTATCTTTGCGGGGGTTCTTGATGTAGGCAGAGAACTTGGAGAACACATCTATACCTGCGGTGTTTGACTCTGGGTGATTAGTCGCCAACTTGGGGTACCTGAGAAAGATATATCAGACATCAGGATTGGTCAGTTGAATCCAGGAAGTGGTCGTTTGATTGACAGGCAATAGACAGGAAGTGGTGGGTGTGTACCGTGGTGGCGTGAGTTTTTCCTCAAGGAACTCTTCTATCTTGTTGACGTCGACCTTCACCTCCCCGTTAAATGTGACGAATGGAGGGTTGGTCCCCGGGGCCAGGTCCTGCAGGTCCGCCGGTTTCCTGGGTAACACATTATTACAAGGTTCTTACAGGGCTCCTGTGTCAGGGAACCTACATAAACTTCATCCAGCATTGATGGCTGAATGTCTTTAGAAAGTATTTCAAATCCAGTTGATCTTGATATAGAAcacaattgattgattgatagacgTATCGGCCGATGGGATGATCCATACCTTTTGAGGTCAACTGTGGTGACGTTGAAGATAACTCCCTTCAGCCACAGGATCATGAAGAGGCGCTGGGAGAACGGACAGTTCCCGATGCTCTCACCATCACTGCCAGCCTAAGTAGGAGACACACAAAAGGTTCAGTCCAACTCATATACACACAGttcaaatacatacagtacatacaacagGCCCCAATCACAAATGCCCTGGTCATTATTCCCTGTCTGGtaaaacacactaccacaaaaCATTGAATCGGCCCTGACGATCTCTTGCCACTTAAGGTCCTCAACAAACCTGAGAGATCATCAACAACACTAGCACCACCAGAAGCACCAgcaccagcaacaacaacagcaccaccaccatcagcaccaacagcagcagcagcaacaacagcaccaccagcagcaacaacagcatcaccatcagcggcaacaacaacagcaccaccagcagcaacaacaacagtaccaccaccaccagctgcaacaacaacaccaccagcagcaacaacaacagtacCACCACCAGCGGCAACAACAACAGCATCACCACCAGCggcaacaacaacagcaccaccagcagcaacaacaacagtcccaccaccaccagcagcaacaacagtaccaccaccagcagcagcaacaacagtac is a window from the Oncorhynchus tshawytscha isolate Ot180627B linkage group LG14, Otsh_v2.0, whole genome shotgun sequence genome containing:
- the LOC112266349 gene encoding chloride intracellular channel protein 4 isoform X2 yields the protein MAWFDMAAKKLGFPTIELFVKAGSDGESIGNCPFSQRLFMILWLKGVIFNVTTVDLKRKPADLQDLAPGTNPPFVTFNGEVKVDVNKIEEFLEEKLTPPRYPKLATNHPESNTAGIDVFSKFSAYIKNPRKDTNDGLEKALLKSLRRLDEYLRTPLPEEIDANSTEDPQESTRCFLDGPDLTLADCNLLPKLHIIKVVARKYRGFEIPAEMAGVWRYLNHAYKREEFTNTCPVEREIEFAYIDVAKRIK